The following are from one region of the Variovorax sp. V213 genome:
- the pxpB gene encoding 5-oxoprolinase subunit PxpB: protein MIAQRPSVSLLGTTALLFEAPGEMNLNSQQRIWALAHEAQAWPEIREAVPGMNNLMLTFLRPPRGLGALEALEARVRDAWDAAVALPREGRVVELPVVYGGAGGPHMADVVAHTGLSVEQIVELHSAPLYPVYALGSHPGYCYLGGMDARIATPRRKVPVLSIPGGAVSIGGAQTGVSASAGPSGWNTIGSTSMSFFDPAQDPPAALQPGDMIRFRVEGIVR, encoded by the coding sequence GTGATCGCGCAACGGCCATCCGTCAGCCTGCTGGGCACGACCGCGCTGCTCTTCGAGGCGCCCGGCGAGATGAACCTGAACTCGCAGCAGCGCATCTGGGCGCTGGCGCATGAGGCGCAGGCCTGGCCGGAGATTCGCGAAGCCGTGCCGGGTATGAACAACCTGATGCTGACCTTCCTGCGCCCGCCGCGCGGCCTTGGCGCGCTCGAAGCGCTGGAGGCACGCGTTCGCGATGCGTGGGACGCGGCTGTTGCGCTGCCGCGGGAAGGCCGGGTGGTCGAGCTGCCGGTGGTCTACGGCGGCGCGGGCGGCCCGCACATGGCCGACGTGGTGGCGCACACGGGTCTCAGCGTCGAGCAGATCGTCGAACTGCACAGCGCGCCGCTCTATCCGGTGTATGCGCTCGGCAGCCATCCGGGCTACTGCTACCTGGGCGGCATGGACGCGCGCATCGCCACGCCGCGCCGCAAGGTGCCGGTGCTGAGCATTCCGGGCGGCGCGGTGTCGATCGGCGGCGCGCAGACCGGCGTGTCGGCCTCGGCCGGGCCCAGCGGCTGGAACACCATCGGCAGCACCTCGATGTCCTTCTTCGATCCCGCGCAGGACCCGCCCGCGGCGCTGCAGCCGGGCGACATGATCCGTTTTCGCGTGGAGGGCATCGTCCGATGA
- a CDS encoding acetyl-CoA carboxylase biotin carboxyl carrier protein subunit encodes MKQEQIKTLIDALAASDLAELEYSEDGSTLRLVKQSALAAAPAARRPAAARRAPTEVPAEPAQSTAAATECLAPLYGVVHLQPAPGEPPFVRPGQAVEAGQMLCVIEAMKMFNEVRADAAATVQAVLVRSGQEVDAGQPLFRFG; translated from the coding sequence ATGAAGCAGGAACAGATCAAGACGCTCATCGACGCACTCGCCGCCTCGGACCTGGCGGAGCTGGAGTACAGCGAAGACGGCAGCACGCTGCGGCTGGTGAAGCAGTCGGCGCTGGCGGCCGCGCCCGCCGCGCGGCGCCCGGCCGCTGCGCGCAGGGCACCCACCGAGGTGCCCGCAGAACCGGCGCAATCGACGGCCGCCGCAACCGAATGCCTCGCGCCGCTCTATGGCGTGGTGCACCTGCAGCCCGCACCCGGCGAGCCGCCCTTCGTGCGGCCGGGGCAGGCCGTCGAGGCCGGCCAGATGCTCTGCGTGATCGAGGCCATGAAGATGTTCAACGAAGTCCGCGCCGACGCTGCCGCCACCGTGCAGGCCGTGCTGGTGCGTTCGGGCCAGGAAGTGGACGCAGGGCAGCCCCTGTTCCGCTTCGGTTGA
- a CDS encoding acetyl-CoA carboxylase biotin carboxyl carrier protein subunit, translating into MQDTALRTSQLAAWLAGTDIGLLELRTPQGTLRLGRQGDEIIELPDEDAEPELLMIHAPSVGVFLHSHPLAAAPLVRIGQRVRAGQTVGLLKIGPLLLPVTAPQAGIVDGIHAADGLAVGYGTPLVDLHPL; encoded by the coding sequence ATGCAGGACACCGCACTGCGCACCTCGCAACTGGCCGCCTGGCTGGCCGGCACCGACATCGGCCTGCTCGAACTGCGCACGCCGCAAGGCACGCTGCGCCTCGGCCGGCAGGGTGACGAAATCATCGAACTGCCGGATGAAGACGCAGAGCCCGAACTCCTGATGATCCACGCCCCCTCGGTCGGCGTGTTCCTGCACAGCCATCCGCTGGCCGCCGCGCCGCTGGTGCGCATCGGCCAGCGCGTGCGAGCCGGCCAGACCGTCGGCCTGCTGAAGATCGGCCCGCTGCTGCTGCCCGTGACCGCGCCGCAGGCCGGCATCGTCGACGGCATCCACGCGGCCGACGGCCTGGCGGTCGGCTACGGCACGCCGCTGGTCGACCTGCACCCCCTCTGA
- a CDS encoding biotin-dependent carboxyltransferase family protein, whose product MIEVLSSAALATVQDLGRTGSLRWGVGTSGAMDNLALAAGNLLLGNALDAAAIEVPVFPFKVRFDEDCAFALTGADCAARLDDQPLLPWWVHQARAGQVLTLGLPQGGAQRGSRAMLCLAGGVDVPEVLGSRSTQLRGAFGGHEGRALRRGDVLRAVGEGAACKTGFGLVPPALMLPLQRDGVAAVRVLPAAEYLGFELASRDAFWAGEWKITSQSDRYGYRLEGEALRPVASMELRSHGIVPGVIQVPHSGQPIIQMRDAQPSGGYPKFGTVIEADMWRLGQAPIGSRVRFIEATWDEALAALDEVRAWLDKVARMVELHRGAPVPAGRH is encoded by the coding sequence ATGATCGAAGTGCTTTCGTCGGCCGCGCTCGCCACCGTGCAGGACCTGGGGCGCACCGGCAGCCTGCGCTGGGGCGTCGGCACCTCGGGCGCCATGGACAACCTGGCGCTGGCGGCCGGCAACCTGCTGCTGGGCAATGCGCTCGATGCGGCCGCCATCGAGGTGCCGGTGTTTCCCTTCAAGGTGCGCTTCGACGAGGACTGCGCGTTTGCGCTGACCGGCGCCGATTGCGCGGCCCGCCTGGACGACCAGCCGCTGCTACCCTGGTGGGTTCACCAGGCGCGGGCCGGGCAGGTGCTGACGCTGGGCCTGCCGCAAGGCGGCGCGCAGCGCGGCAGCCGCGCCATGCTGTGCCTGGCCGGCGGGGTCGATGTGCCCGAAGTGCTGGGCTCGCGCAGCACGCAGCTGCGCGGCGCCTTCGGTGGACATGAAGGGCGCGCGCTGCGCCGGGGCGATGTGTTGCGCGCCGTCGGCGAAGGTGCTGCGTGCAAGACCGGCTTCGGCCTGGTGCCCCCCGCGCTCATGCTGCCGCTGCAGCGCGACGGTGTGGCCGCGGTGCGCGTGCTGCCAGCTGCCGAGTACCTGGGATTCGAGCTCGCGTCGCGTGACGCCTTCTGGGCTGGCGAATGGAAGATCACCTCCCAGAGCGACCGCTACGGCTACCGCCTCGAAGGCGAGGCATTGCGCCCCGTCGCGTCGATGGAGTTGCGCTCGCACGGCATCGTGCCCGGCGTGATCCAGGTGCCCCACAGCGGGCAGCCGATCATCCAGATGCGCGATGCCCAGCCCTCGGGCGGCTACCCCAAGTTCGGCACCGTGATCGAGGCCGACATGTGGCGCCTCGGCCAGGCGCCGATCGGCAGCCGCGTGCGCTTCATCGAAGCCACCTGGGACGAAGCGCTGGCCGCGCTCGACGAAGTGCGCGCCTGGCTCGACAAGGTGGCGCGCATGGTGGAACTGCACCGCGGGGCGCCTGTGCCTGCAGGAAGGCACTGA
- a CDS encoding PA2169 family four-helix-bundle protein yields MANYTNTADTATSEDVVKVLNDLLETSRDGEYGFRACAEEVDSPQLKQVFQSRAADCAKAAGELDQLIRRFGGSPDEGGTVTGAMHRGWVHVKGSVGADSAHSMLEECERGEDTAVARYRKALKADLPADVRALVQQQADGAQRNHDQIKQLRDQMKKS; encoded by the coding sequence ATGGCCAATTACACGAACACCGCCGACACCGCCACGTCTGAAGACGTGGTCAAGGTGCTGAACGACCTGCTCGAGACCTCGCGCGACGGCGAATACGGCTTTCGCGCCTGCGCCGAAGAGGTCGACTCGCCGCAGCTCAAGCAGGTCTTTCAGAGCCGCGCGGCCGATTGCGCCAAGGCGGCGGGAGAACTGGACCAGCTCATCCGGCGCTTCGGCGGCTCGCCCGACGAGGGTGGCACGGTGACCGGCGCCATGCACCGCGGCTGGGTGCACGTGAAGGGCTCGGTGGGCGCCGACAGCGCGCACTCGATGCTCGAAGAATGCGAACGTGGCGAAGACACTGCGGTGGCGCGCTATCGCAAGGCGCTGAAGGCCGATCTGCCGGCCGACGTGCGCGCACTGGTCCAGCAGCAGGCCGATGGCGCCCAGCGCAACCACGACCAGATCAAGCAGCTGCGCGACCAGATGAAGAAGTCGTGA
- a CDS encoding RraA family protein, whose amino-acid sequence MPYKAIRKNPSAPQVAPEIIAALHDIPVAALSDNMHRNIGSVGLQPYHRPGHKTMAGTAVTVKTRGGDNFTMMRAFEFCRPGDVLVIDAGGDVTNAVIGGILSFYAATIGTVGVVLDGAIRDVAEIRERDFPVYARGVNHRGPYKDGPGEINVPVSVGGMVVNPGDIVVGDQDGLMAFARDEAELLIEKAHAHLATEARTIQAMKEGRWDRSFLDALEARCAN is encoded by the coding sequence ATGCCCTATAAAGCCATCCGCAAGAACCCGTCGGCCCCGCAAGTGGCGCCGGAGATCATCGCCGCGCTGCACGACATCCCGGTCGCCGCGCTGAGCGACAACATGCACCGCAACATCGGCAGCGTCGGCCTGCAGCCCTACCATCGCCCGGGGCACAAGACCATGGCGGGGACGGCAGTCACCGTGAAGACGCGCGGCGGCGACAACTTCACGATGATGCGGGCCTTCGAGTTCTGCCGCCCTGGCGACGTGCTCGTGATCGACGCGGGCGGCGACGTGACCAATGCGGTGATCGGCGGCATCCTGTCGTTCTATGCCGCGACCATCGGCACGGTGGGCGTGGTGCTCGACGGCGCCATCCGCGACGTGGCCGAGATCCGCGAGCGCGACTTTCCGGTGTACGCGCGCGGCGTCAACCACCGCGGCCCGTACAAGGACGGCCCGGGCGAGATCAACGTACCCGTCTCGGTGGGCGGCATGGTGGTGAACCCCGGCGACATCGTGGTGGGCGACCAGGACGGCCTGATGGCCTTCGCGCGCGACGAGGCCGAGCTTCTGATCGAGAAAGCCCATGCGCACCTGGCCACCGAGGCCCGCACGATCCAGGCCATGAAGGAAGGCCGATGGGACCGGTCCTTCCTCGATGCGCTCGAGGCCCGCTGCGCCAACTGA
- a CDS encoding SDR family oxidoreductase produces MPFSDYKTALVTGASSGIGAAVVERLCKEGLKVHALARSAGKLAELAARTGCIPHAIDVSDLAGITRLAQEVEFDVLVNNAGVDRPGSILKADAEDIDLLVDVNLRAVLHLCRLVVPGMAARDRGHVVNISSIAAAYNFGGNSTYHATKAAVSMLSRQLRIDVFGKRVRVTEICPGRVATDIFAHVHGDSEETYKRFVEGYELPQAEDIANAIAFAIAAPIAVNVGHMEITPTLQVPGGLSTARPEASQA; encoded by the coding sequence ATGCCGTTTTCTGACTACAAGACCGCGCTGGTGACGGGGGCCTCCTCGGGCATCGGCGCCGCCGTCGTCGAACGCCTCTGCAAGGAAGGCCTGAAGGTCCATGCGCTGGCGCGCAGTGCCGGCAAGCTGGCCGAGCTGGCCGCGCGCACCGGCTGCATCCCGCACGCCATCGACGTGAGCGACCTCGCCGGCATCACCCGCCTCGCGCAAGAGGTGGAATTCGACGTGCTGGTCAACAACGCCGGCGTGGACCGCCCCGGCTCCATCCTCAAGGCCGACGCCGAGGACATCGACCTGCTGGTCGACGTGAACCTGCGCGCCGTGCTGCACCTGTGCCGCCTCGTGGTGCCCGGCATGGCCGCGCGCGACCGGGGCCACGTGGTCAATATCAGCTCCATTGCCGCGGCCTACAACTTCGGCGGCAACAGCACCTACCACGCCACCAAGGCGGCCGTGAGCATGCTGTCGCGCCAGCTGCGCATCGACGTCTTCGGCAAGCGCGTGCGGGTGACCGAGATCTGCCCGGGGCGCGTGGCCACCGACATCTTCGCGCACGTGCACGGCGACTCCGAAGAGACCTACAAGCGCTTCGTCGAAGGCTACGAGCTGCCGCAGGCCGAGGACATCGCGAACGCCATCGCCTTCGCGATTGCGGCGCCCATTGCGGTCAACGTGGGCCACATGGAAATCACGCCCACGCTGCAGGTGCCCGGCGGGCTCTCGACCGCGCGGCCGGAAGCGTCGCAGGCCTGA
- the nac gene encoding nitrogen assimilation transcriptional regulator NAC, with product MNLRRLKYFVKIVDIGSLTQAAEVLFIAQPALSQQLATLEGEVRQQLLVRTKRGVTPTEAGKVLYRHAQIILRQCEQARVDMEAAGEGLSGQVSVGLAPGTAASALSLPLLRTVRARHPGILLYLNENYGTTLSELIMNGRMDLAVLYGDKAIHGLSFLSLLKEPLFLVGPAAMPAPAQPVKLADLRDIELFLPRPYNVVRKLVEAAFVRAGMVPRVVAEIESAFTLTAAIADGLGATILPASMAREVVASCGAWQFQIVDPVIEAPLALCQSDHLPLSEPAQAVKSILLELVVDLAGTFAATPEPGLAALS from the coding sequence GTGAACCTGCGACGCCTCAAATATTTCGTGAAGATCGTGGACATCGGCAGCCTGACGCAGGCGGCCGAGGTCCTTTTCATCGCCCAGCCGGCGCTGAGCCAGCAACTGGCCACGCTGGAGGGCGAGGTGCGCCAGCAGCTGCTCGTGCGCACCAAGCGCGGCGTCACGCCCACCGAGGCCGGCAAGGTGCTGTACCGGCATGCACAGATCATCCTGCGCCAGTGCGAGCAGGCGCGCGTGGACATGGAAGCAGCCGGCGAGGGGCTGTCGGGCCAGGTGTCGGTGGGTCTTGCGCCCGGCACGGCGGCCTCGGCGCTCTCGCTGCCGCTGCTGCGCACCGTGCGCGCCCGCCACCCCGGCATCCTGCTCTACCTGAACGAGAACTACGGCACCACGCTGAGCGAACTCATCATGAACGGCCGCATGGACCTGGCCGTGCTCTACGGCGACAAGGCGATCCATGGCCTGAGCTTCCTGTCGTTGCTCAAGGAGCCGCTGTTCCTGGTCGGGCCGGCCGCGATGCCGGCGCCGGCGCAGCCCGTGAAGCTGGCCGACCTGCGCGACATCGAGCTCTTCCTGCCTCGCCCCTACAACGTGGTGCGCAAGCTGGTCGAAGCGGCTTTCGTGCGTGCGGGCATGGTGCCGCGCGTGGTGGCCGAGATCGAATCGGCCTTCACACTGACGGCGGCCATCGCCGACGGGCTGGGCGCCACCATCCTGCCGGCGTCGATGGCGCGCGAAGTGGTGGCGTCCTGCGGTGCCTGGCAATTCCAGATCGTCGACCCGGTCATCGAGGCGCCGCTGGCTCTGTGCCAGTCGGACCACCTGCCGCTCTCGGAGCCGGCGCAGGCGGTGAAGAGCATCCTGCTCGAGCTGGTGGTCGATCTCGCCGGTACCTTTGCGGCCACGCCCGAACCCGGTCTCGCCGCGCTGTCGTAA
- a CDS encoding aspartate transaminase, which translates to MTMSRIAARVRRIKPSPSTSAADRANELRRQGKSIVNLVVGEPDFDTPPHIRQAAAAAIEKGATRYTLMAGTVELRQAIAAKLERENGLHYAMNEIIATSGAKSAIYNAFAVTLEPGDEVIIPAPYWVSYPDMVLACEGTPVTVACPEANGFKLTPAQLEAAITPRTRWLLINSPSNPTGASYTGDEYRALAEVLQRHPHVMVMTDDIYEHIRFDGQATPHLLAVAPALRERTLVVNGVSKTYAMTGWRIGYAAGPADLVKALDTLLSQSTGNCCSVSQAAAAAAMNGDQSFVAESVAVYKQRRDRTLALINDIPGLHCAPPPGAFYLYIHCGGLIGKATPQGKRLEEDGDVVMYLLESEGVAVVAGTAYGLSPYFRLSIATGIETLEEGCARIARAVAALR; encoded by the coding sequence GTGACCATGTCCCGCATTGCCGCCCGCGTGCGGCGCATCAAGCCCTCGCCCAGCACCTCGGCCGCGGACCGGGCCAACGAACTGCGCCGCCAGGGCAAGTCGATCGTGAACCTCGTGGTGGGCGAGCCCGACTTCGACACGCCGCCCCACATCCGGCAGGCCGCCGCCGCCGCCATCGAGAAGGGCGCGACGCGCTACACCCTGATGGCCGGCACGGTGGAGCTGCGCCAGGCCATCGCCGCCAAGCTCGAGCGTGAAAACGGCCTGCACTATGCGATGAACGAGATCATCGCCACCAGCGGCGCCAAGAGCGCGATCTACAACGCCTTCGCCGTCACGCTGGAGCCGGGCGACGAAGTCATCATTCCCGCGCCGTACTGGGTGTCGTACCCCGACATGGTGCTGGCCTGCGAAGGCACGCCGGTCACCGTGGCCTGCCCCGAAGCCAACGGCTTCAAGCTGACGCCCGCGCAGCTGGAGGCCGCGATCACGCCGCGCACCCGCTGGCTGCTGATCAACTCGCCCAGCAACCCGACCGGCGCCAGCTATACGGGCGACGAATACCGCGCGCTGGCCGAGGTGCTGCAGCGCCATCCGCACGTGATGGTGATGACCGACGACATCTACGAGCACATCCGCTTCGACGGCCAGGCCACGCCGCATCTGCTCGCGGTCGCGCCTGCGCTGCGCGAGCGCACGCTGGTGGTCAACGGCGTCTCGAAGACCTATGCGATGACGGGCTGGCGCATCGGCTATGCGGCCGGTCCGGCAGACCTGGTCAAGGCGCTGGACACGCTGCTGTCGCAGTCCACCGGCAACTGCTGCTCGGTGAGCCAGGCGGCCGCTGCAGCAGCCATGAATGGCGACCAGAGCTTCGTGGCCGAGAGCGTGGCGGTCTACAAGCAGCGCCGCGACCGCACCCTGGCGCTCATCAACGACATCCCCGGCCTGCACTGCGCCCCGCCACCCGGGGCCTTCTATCTCTACATCCACTGCGGCGGCCTGATCGGCAAGGCCACACCGCAAGGCAAACGCCTGGAAGAAGACGGCGACGTGGTGATGTACCTGCTCGAGAGCGAAGGCGTGGCCGTGGTCGCGGGCACCGCCTACGGGCTGTCGCCCTACTTTCGTCTTTCCATCGCCACCGGCATCGAGACGCTGGAAGAAGGCTGCGCGCGCATCGCGCGGGCCGTGGCCGCCCTGCGCTGA
- a CDS encoding LamB/YcsF family protein, protein MDIDLNADLGEGFGPWRMGEDEALLDIVSSANVACGFHAGDPVIMDRTVRMARARGVDVGAHVGFPDLLGFGRRPMQIEPKELVAYVLYQLSALDGMARTAGHRMTHMSFHGALGNMAAADAALAEPLVRAVADFDPMLIVSSSASRAIEDAAARCGLRVRTTFLADRACDDDGLLVPRKLPDSVIHDRGAVLARVRQLLEEGTVTSCSGRKIPMRAHSILLHGDTHGAVDLARAVRGVVEQAGRVVPISRQSD, encoded by the coding sequence ATGGACATCGACCTGAACGCGGACCTCGGCGAAGGCTTCGGCCCCTGGCGCATGGGCGAGGACGAGGCGCTGCTGGACATCGTTTCTTCCGCCAACGTGGCCTGCGGCTTCCATGCGGGCGATCCGGTCATCATGGACCGCACCGTGCGCATGGCGCGCGCGCGGGGCGTCGACGTGGGGGCGCATGTGGGCTTTCCCGACCTGCTCGGCTTCGGCCGCCGGCCGATGCAGATCGAGCCGAAGGAACTCGTCGCCTACGTTCTCTACCAGCTGAGCGCGCTGGACGGCATGGCGCGCACCGCCGGCCACCGCATGACGCACATGAGCTTTCACGGCGCGCTCGGCAACATGGCCGCGGCCGACGCCGCCCTCGCCGAGCCGCTGGTGCGCGCGGTGGCGGATTTCGACCCGATGCTCATCGTCAGCTCTTCCGCCAGCCGCGCCATCGAGGATGCGGCCGCGCGCTGCGGCCTGCGCGTGCGCACCACCTTCCTGGCCGACCGCGCCTGCGACGACGACGGCCTGCTGGTGCCGCGCAAGCTGCCCGACTCGGTGATCCATGACCGGGGTGCGGTGCTGGCGCGCGTGCGCCAGTTGCTGGAGGAGGGCACGGTCACCAGCTGCAGCGGCCGCAAGATCCCGATGCGCGCGCATTCGATCCTGCTGCATGGCGACACGCACGGCGCGGTGGACCTGGCCCGCGCCGTGCGTGGCGTGGTCGAGCAGGCGGGTCGCGTGGTGCCCATTTCGAGGCAGTCGGACTAG
- a CDS encoding amino acid ABC transporter permease — MKDFDLLAILLKPEFGAMLWHGLQETLKIAAGSWLLAMAMAVVLLVVRLTPSRLAERVVAGYVSYHRNVPTLVQLMLWYFGIFSLLPDALQGWLSAHNAETILSIVALGLCQAAYFSEDMRSGLRSIPAGQAEAARALGHGYIGSMRHVMLPQAIRNAVPALVNHSVSLFKNSSLAMAIGVAELTHAVKEIESQSFRTFEAYSMATVLYLVCSLLIMAVGGWLSRHYRIAQAR; from the coding sequence ATGAAGGATTTCGACCTGCTGGCGATCCTGCTGAAGCCGGAGTTCGGTGCGATGCTCTGGCACGGCCTGCAGGAGACGCTGAAGATCGCGGCCGGTTCCTGGCTGCTGGCCATGGCCATGGCGGTCGTGCTGCTGGTCGTGCGCCTCACGCCGAGCCGGCTGGCCGAACGCGTGGTGGCCGGCTATGTCTCCTACCACCGCAACGTGCCGACGCTGGTGCAGCTCATGCTCTGGTACTTCGGCATCTTCAGTCTGCTGCCCGATGCACTGCAGGGCTGGCTGTCGGCGCACAACGCGGAGACGATTCTCTCGATCGTCGCGCTCGGCCTCTGCCAGGCCGCCTATTTCAGCGAGGACATGCGCTCCGGCCTGCGCTCCATCCCGGCCGGCCAGGCCGAGGCTGCGCGCGCGCTCGGCCACGGCTACATCGGTTCGATGCGCCACGTGATGCTGCCGCAGGCCATCCGCAACGCCGTGCCCGCGCTGGTGAACCACAGCGTGTCGCTGTTCAAGAACAGCAGCCTGGCCATGGCCATCGGCGTGGCCGAGCTGACCCATGCGGTGAAGGAAATCGAGAGCCAGAGCTTTCGCACCTTCGAGGCCTACAGCATGGCGACGGTGCTGTACCTGGTGTGCTCGCTGCTCATCATGGCGGTGGGCGGCTGGCTGTCGCGGCACTACCGCATCGCCCAAGCGAGGTAG
- the accC gene encoding acetyl-CoA carboxylase biotin carboxylase subunit — protein MFDTVLIANRGEIALRILRACRGLGLRAVVAHSEADSEASYVAQADQALCIGPSAPGQSYLNQSAILFAAEVSGAQAIHPGYGFLSENAGFAARVEQAGLVFIGPSAACIRTMGDKVSAKRAMRKAGVPCVPGPDEGLPEDPAAVQAIAREIGYPVIVKAAGGGGGRGMRVVHDEAALLDAMALTREEARQAFGNPEVYIEKFLLHPRHVEIQVLADSHGNAVWLGSRDCSLQRRHQKVIEEAPAPGIDDALMAEVGERCAAACRQIGYCGVGTFEFLYEKGAFYFIEMNTRLQVEHPVTEMTAGVDIVQQQLRMARGERLSLAQRDVRCQGHAIECRINAENPDTFAPAPGRITGWQVPGGFGVRVDSHANTGYRVPPYYDSMIAKLIVQGSTRTDALDRMRLALAEMRIDGIATNVPLHRELLRDEGFAVGGVDIHHLERWLQQRSAA, from the coding sequence ATGTTCGACACCGTCCTCATTGCCAACCGCGGCGAGATCGCCTTGCGCATCCTGCGCGCCTGTCGCGGCCTGGGCCTCCGGGCCGTGGTCGCGCATTCCGAGGCCGACAGCGAAGCCAGCTACGTCGCACAGGCCGACCAGGCGCTGTGCATCGGGCCCTCCGCGCCGGGGCAGAGCTACCTGAACCAGTCCGCCATCCTGTTTGCCGCCGAAGTCAGCGGCGCGCAGGCCATCCACCCGGGCTACGGCTTCCTGTCGGAGAACGCGGGCTTTGCCGCGCGCGTCGAGCAGGCAGGCCTGGTCTTCATCGGCCCCAGCGCTGCCTGCATCCGCACCATGGGCGACAAGGTCTCGGCCAAGCGCGCGATGCGCAAGGCCGGCGTGCCCTGCGTGCCGGGGCCCGACGAAGGGCTGCCCGAAGACCCGGCCGCCGTGCAGGCCATCGCGCGCGAGATCGGCTACCCGGTGATCGTCAAGGCGGCGGGCGGCGGCGGCGGGCGCGGCATGCGCGTGGTGCACGACGAAGCGGCGCTGCTGGATGCGATGGCGCTGACGCGCGAGGAAGCGCGCCAGGCCTTCGGCAACCCCGAGGTCTACATCGAGAAATTCCTGCTGCACCCGCGCCACGTCGAGATCCAGGTGCTGGCCGACAGCCACGGCAACGCCGTCTGGCTGGGCAGCCGCGACTGCTCGCTGCAGCGCCGCCACCAGAAGGTGATCGAGGAGGCGCCCGCGCCCGGCATCGACGACGCGCTGATGGCCGAGGTGGGCGAGCGCTGCGCGGCCGCCTGCCGGCAGATCGGCTACTGCGGCGTCGGCACCTTCGAGTTCCTCTACGAGAAGGGCGCCTTCTATTTCATCGAGATGAACACCCGCCTGCAGGTGGAGCATCCGGTGACCGAGATGACCGCCGGCGTGGACATCGTGCAGCAGCAACTGCGCATGGCGCGCGGCGAGCGCCTTTCGCTGGCGCAGCGCGATGTGCGATGCCAGGGCCACGCGATCGAGTGCCGCATCAACGCCGAGAACCCCGACACTTTTGCACCCGCGCCCGGGCGCATCACCGGCTGGCAGGTGCCGGGCGGCTTCGGCGTGCGCGTCGATTCGCATGCCAACACCGGCTACCGCGTGCCGCCTTACTACGACTCGATGATCGCCAAGCTGATCGTGCAGGGCAGCACGCGCACCGATGCGCTCGACCGCATGCGCCTCGCGCTTGCAGAGATGCGCATCGACGGCATCGCGACCAACGTTCCGCTGCACCGCGAATTGCTGCGCGACGAGGGCTTTGCCGTCGGCGGCGTGGACATCCACCACCTCGAGCGCTGGCTGCAGCAAAGGAGCGCGGCGTGA